One Pseudonocardia abyssalis DNA segment encodes these proteins:
- the rplF gene encoding 50S ribosomal protein L6, with product MSRIGKLPITVPSGVDVKIDGRTVTVKGPKGTLTHTVIEPITVERDDDGTVVVKRPDDERRSKAYHGLSRTLVNNLMLGVTAGYEKKLEIVGVGYRVVLKGGNLEFALGFSHPVVVQPPEGITFVVETPNKFAVQGIDKQLVGETAANIRKIRKPEPYKGKGVRYAGENVRRKVGKTGK from the coding sequence ATGTCCCGAATCGGGAAGCTGCCCATCACCGTGCCGTCCGGTGTGGATGTCAAGATCGACGGCCGAACGGTGACCGTCAAGGGCCCCAAGGGGACCCTGACGCACACCGTCATCGAGCCCATCACGGTCGAGCGCGACGACGACGGCACCGTTGTCGTCAAGCGCCCGGACGACGAGCGTCGCAGCAAGGCCTACCACGGCCTGTCGCGCACGCTGGTCAACAACCTCATGCTCGGCGTCACCGCCGGCTACGAGAAGAAGCTCGAGATCGTCGGCGTCGGTTACCGCGTCGTCCTCAAGGGCGGCAACCTGGAGTTCGCTCTCGGGTTCAGCCACCCCGTCGTCGTCCAGCCGCCGGAGGGCATCACCTTCGTCGTCGAGACCCCGAACAAGTTCGCGGTCCAGGGGATCGACAAGCAGCTGGTCGGCGAGACCGCCGCCAACATCCGCAAGATCAGGAAGCCGGAGCCCTACAAGGGCAAGGGCGTGCGGTACGCCGGCGAGAACGTGCGCCGCAAGGTCGGGAAGACGGGTAAGTAA
- the rplV gene encoding 50S ribosomal protein L22 — MAETAESTTAAPVRARAIARHVHMSPTKVRRVIALIKGRPVQDALDILRFSPQAACEPLYKVVASAAANAQNNLDLDPDTLVVAVAMADEGPTLKRIRPRAQGRAYRIRKRTSHITVEVESQPAKNGRGARGAKGRTR, encoded by the coding sequence ATGGCTGAAACAGCTGAGAGCACGACCGCTGCGCCCGTCCGGGCGCGCGCGATCGCGCGGCACGTACACATGTCGCCGACCAAGGTCCGGCGCGTCATCGCGCTGATCAAGGGCCGGCCGGTCCAGGACGCCCTCGACATCCTGCGGTTCTCGCCGCAGGCTGCCTGTGAGCCCCTGTACAAGGTGGTCGCCAGCGCGGCGGCCAACGCCCAGAACAACCTCGACCTGGACCCCGACACCCTCGTGGTGGCGGTGGCCATGGCCGACGAGGGCCCGACGCTCAAGCGCATCCGTCCGCGGGCCCAGGGCCGCGCGTACCGGATCCGCAAGCGCACGAGCCACATCACCGTCGAGGTCGAGTCGCAGCCCGCCAAGAACGGGCGCGGCGCTCGTGGTGCGAAGGGGAGGACCCGCTAA
- the map gene encoding type I methionyl aminopeptidase has translation MARLRGRDIELKSPGELEAMRASGALVARTLSAVALLAKPGVSTGELDALAEQTIRDGGAVPSFLGYHGFPASICASVNEQIVHGIPSAGTVLADGDLISVDCGAILDGWHGDAAVTIAVGSVSEADLKLSAACEAALHAGIAAVVPGGRLSDISHAVQKACEEAGSRDGVDYGIVAEYGGHGIGTSMHMDPFLPNHGDPGQGPRLRAGMALAVEPMLTGGDPETLELPDGWTVVTADGSRAVHWEHSVAITDDGPQILTLP, from the coding sequence GTGGCGAGGTTGCGGGGCCGGGACATCGAGCTGAAGTCGCCGGGCGAGCTGGAGGCCATGCGGGCTTCGGGTGCGCTCGTCGCCCGCACTCTCTCGGCCGTCGCCCTGCTGGCGAAGCCGGGCGTCAGCACCGGCGAGCTCGACGCGCTGGCCGAGCAGACCATCCGCGACGGCGGCGCCGTGCCCTCCTTCCTCGGCTACCACGGTTTCCCGGCGTCGATCTGCGCGTCGGTGAACGAGCAGATCGTGCACGGCATCCCGTCCGCGGGCACCGTGCTCGCCGACGGCGACCTGATCTCCGTCGACTGCGGCGCGATCCTCGACGGCTGGCACGGCGACGCCGCGGTGACGATCGCGGTGGGCTCGGTCAGCGAGGCCGACCTCAAGCTGTCGGCGGCCTGCGAGGCCGCCCTGCACGCCGGGATCGCCGCGGTGGTCCCCGGCGGGCGGCTCTCCGACATCTCGCACGCGGTGCAGAAGGCGTGCGAGGAGGCCGGGAGCCGCGACGGCGTCGACTACGGGATCGTCGCCGAGTACGGCGGGCACGGGATCGGCACGTCGATGCACATGGACCCGTTCCTGCCCAACCACGGCGATCCCGGCCAGGGCCCCCGCCTGCGCGCCGGCATGGCGCTGGCGGTGGAGCCGATGCTCACCGGCGGCGACCCGGAGACCCTTGAGCTCCCCGACGGCTGGACCGTCGTCACGGCCGACGGGAGTCGCGCGGTGCACTGGGAGCACAGCGTCGCGATCACCGACGACGGCCCGCAGATCCTCACGCTCCCCTGA
- the rpsH gene encoding 30S ribosomal protein S8, producing MTMTDPIADMLTRLRNANSAYHDRVVMPHSKLKVSIAEILQREGYIASHSVEDAEVGKSLVIELKYGRNRERSIAGLRRVSKPGLRVYAKSTNLPRVLGGLGVAIISTSAGLQTERQAHKNGVGGEVLAYVW from the coding sequence ATGACGATGACCGATCCCATCGCGGACATGCTCACGCGTCTCCGCAACGCCAACTCGGCGTACCACGACCGCGTGGTCATGCCGCACTCCAAGCTCAAGGTGTCGATCGCCGAGATCCTCCAGCGCGAGGGTTACATCGCGTCGCACTCCGTCGAGGACGCCGAGGTCGGCAAGTCCCTGGTCATCGAGCTGAAGTACGGACGCAACCGCGAGCGGAGCATCGCCGGCCTGCGCCGGGTCTCCAAGCCCGGTCTGCGCGTCTACGCCAAGTCCACGAACCTGCCGCGCGTTCTCGGCGGTCTGGGCGTGGCCATCATCTCCACGTCCGCCGGTCTCCAGACCGAGCGGCAAGCACACAAGAACGGCGTGGGCGGAGAAGTCCTCGCCTACGTCTGGTGA
- a CDS encoding adenylate kinase: MRLVLVGPPGAGKGTQAERMAERLDVPHISTGDLFRANLKEETPLGIEAKRYMDAGDLVPDEVTVAMVRERLTESDAAKGFILDGFPRTAPQAASLAGLLSDQGLELDAVVEFSVSDEVVVQRLLGRGRSDDTEDVIRRRQQVYRDDTAPLLEYYADRLVSVDAVGSVEEITDRVFDALPTS, translated from the coding sequence GTGCGACTCGTTCTGGTCGGTCCGCCTGGCGCGGGCAAGGGCACTCAGGCGGAGCGGATGGCAGAACGCCTCGACGTTCCGCACATCTCCACCGGTGACCTGTTCCGGGCGAACCTCAAGGAGGAGACCCCGCTCGGCATCGAGGCGAAGCGCTACATGGACGCCGGGGACCTGGTGCCCGACGAGGTGACGGTCGCGATGGTCCGCGAGCGCCTCACCGAGTCCGACGCCGCCAAGGGGTTCATCCTCGACGGTTTCCCGCGTACCGCGCCGCAGGCGGCCTCGCTGGCCGGGCTGCTCTCCGACCAGGGCCTGGAGCTCGACGCGGTCGTGGAGTTCTCCGTCTCCGACGAGGTCGTCGTGCAGCGGCTGCTCGGCCGCGGTCGCAGCGACGACACCGAGGACGTCATCCGGCGTCGCCAGCAGGTCTACCGCGACGACACCGCCCCGCTGCTCGAGTACTACGCCGACCGCCTGGTCAGCGTCGACGCCGTCGGGTCGGTCGAGGAGATCACCGACCGGGTCTTCGACGCGCTCCCGACGTCGTGA
- the rplN gene encoding 50S ribosomal protein L14, translating to MIQQESRLRVADNTGAKEILCIRVLGGSARRYAGIGDTIVATVKDAIPGAGVKRGDVVKAVIVRTVKERRRPDGSYIRFDENAAVLIKPDGEPRGTRIFGPVGRELRDKKFMKIISLAPEVL from the coding sequence GTGATCCAGCAGGAGTCGCGGCTGCGCGTCGCCGACAACACCGGTGCCAAGGAGATCCTGTGCATCCGGGTGCTGGGCGGTTCGGCCCGGCGCTACGCGGGGATCGGCGACACCATCGTCGCCACGGTGAAGGACGCCATCCCCGGAGCGGGGGTGAAGCGCGGTGACGTCGTCAAGGCGGTCATCGTGCGCACCGTCAAGGAGCGTCGCCGCCCGGATGGTTCCTACATCCGTTTCGACGAGAACGCCGCCGTGCTGATCAAGCCCGACGGCGAGCCGCGGGGGACCCGCATCTTCGGACCGGTCGGTCGCGAACTCCGCGACAAGAAGTTCATGAAGATCATCTCCCTCGCGCCGGAGGTGCTGTAA
- the rplE gene encoding 50S ribosomal protein L5 — protein MTSTEEKTIPRLKQRYRDEIAPQLREQFEYANVMQIPGVVKVVVNMGVGDAARDAKLIDGAMRDLATITGQKPQMRRATKSIAQFKLREGMPIGAKVTLRSDRMWEFLDRLLTIALPRIRDFRGLSSTQFDGRGNYTFGLNEQSMFHEIDPDSIDRPRGMDITVVTTATTDDEGRALLRKLGFPFKEA, from the coding sequence ATGACGAGCACCGAAGAGAAGACCATCCCGCGGCTCAAGCAGCGGTACCGCGACGAGATCGCACCGCAGCTGCGTGAGCAGTTCGAGTACGCGAACGTCATGCAGATCCCGGGTGTCGTGAAGGTCGTCGTGAACATGGGTGTCGGCGACGCCGCCCGTGACGCGAAGCTGATCGACGGCGCCATGCGCGATCTCGCCACCATCACCGGTCAGAAGCCGCAGATGCGGCGGGCGACCAAGTCCATCGCGCAGTTCAAGCTGCGCGAGGGCATGCCGATCGGCGCGAAGGTCACCCTCCGCAGCGACCGGATGTGGGAGTTCCTGGACCGGCTGCTGACGATCGCACTGCCGCGTATCCGCGACTTCCGCGGCCTGTCGAGCACGCAGTTCGACGGCCGGGGCAACTACACGTTCGGCCTGAACGAGCAGTCGATGTTCCACGAGATCGACCCGGACTCGATCGACCGTCCGCGCGGCATGGACATCACGGTCGTCACCACGGCGACGACCGACGACGAAGGCCGTGCGCTGCTCCGCAAGCTCGGCTTCCCGTTCAAGGAGGCATGA
- the rplX gene encoding 50S ribosomal protein L24: MKIKKGDTVVVIAGKDKGAKGKVIQAYPERDRILVEGVNRIKKHTRVSQNQRGAQSGGIVTQEAAIHVSNVMIVDSEGKPTRVGRQVTRDEDGKRSSVRVSRSTGKEI; the protein is encoded by the coding sequence ATGAAGATCAAGAAGGGCGACACCGTCGTGGTGATCGCCGGCAAGGACAAGGGAGCGAAGGGGAAGGTCATCCAGGCCTACCCCGAGCGCGACCGCATCCTGGTCGAGGGCGTGAACCGGATCAAGAAGCACACCCGGGTCAGCCAGAACCAGCGCGGCGCCCAGTCCGGCGGCATCGTCACGCAGGAGGCCGCGATCCACGTCTCGAACGTGATGATCGTCGACTCCGAGGGCAAGCCGACTCGTGTCGGTCGCCAGGTCACCCGCGACGAGGACGGCAAGCGGTCCAGCGTTCGGGTCTCCCGGAGCACCGGGAAGGAGATCTGA
- the rpsQ gene encoding 30S ribosomal protein S17 encodes MSDTAKTPPTEVERNERKVREGLVVSDKMAKTIVVVVEDRVKHRMYGKVIRRTTKIKAHDEANTAGVGDRVRLMETRPLSATKRWRLVEILEKAK; translated from the coding sequence ATGAGCGACACAGCGAAGACGCCGCCCACCGAGGTGGAGCGGAACGAGCGCAAGGTCCGTGAGGGCCTCGTGGTCTCCGACAAGATGGCGAAGACGATCGTCGTCGTCGTCGAGGACCGCGTGAAGCACCGGATGTACGGCAAGGTCATCCGCCGGACGACGAAGATCAAGGCGCACGACGAGGCCAACACGGCCGGCGTCGGCGACCGCGTCCGGCTGATGGAGACCCGCCCGCTGTCGGCCACCAAGCGCTGGCGCCTGGTGGAGATCCTGGAGAAGGCGAAGTGA
- the secY gene encoding preprotein translocase subunit SecY, producing the protein MLSAFRSALTTPDLRKKILFTLGIVAVYRLGATIPSPGVSYPAVQQCIADVSSGESSSVYSLINLFSGGALLQLSIFALGIMPYITSSIIVQLLTVVIPRFEQLKKEGQSGQAKLTQYTRYLTIALGILQATGIVALADRGQLFAGCTQDIIPGDSVFDLGLIVIVMTAGTAVIMWLGEQVTERGVGNGMSLLIFASIAARIPAEGANILNNPEGGPLIFTGVCVFGLAIIASVVFVEQGQRRIPVQYAKRMVGRRMYGGTSTYLPLKVNQAGVIPVIFGSSLLYLPQLISQLVGTESGAVQQFVQTYLVDQSNPVHILLYVALIIFFTYFYVGITFNPDERADEMKKFGGFIPGIRPGRPTAEYLNFVLSRITLPGSLYLGLIAVLPNFFLGITGSGQNQNFPFGGTAVLIMVGVGLDTVKQIESQLMQRNYEGFLR; encoded by the coding sequence GTGCTCAGCGCTTTCCGGTCGGCACTGACCACGCCGGATCTCCGGAAGAAGATCCTCTTCACTCTCGGGATCGTCGCGGTCTACCGGCTCGGTGCCACCATCCCCTCCCCGGGGGTGTCGTACCCGGCCGTGCAGCAGTGCATCGCGGACGTGTCCAGCGGCGAGAGCTCCAGCGTCTACTCGCTGATCAACCTGTTCTCCGGCGGGGCACTGCTCCAGCTCTCGATCTTCGCGCTGGGCATCATGCCCTACATCACGTCCAGCATCATCGTGCAGTTGCTCACCGTCGTCATCCCGCGGTTCGAGCAGCTGAAGAAGGAAGGGCAGTCGGGTCAGGCCAAGCTGACCCAGTACACCCGCTACCTGACGATCGCGCTGGGCATCCTGCAGGCCACCGGCATCGTCGCGCTGGCCGACCGCGGTCAGCTGTTCGCGGGCTGCACGCAGGACATCATCCCCGGCGACAGCGTCTTCGACCTCGGCCTGATCGTCATCGTGATGACCGCGGGCACCGCGGTGATCATGTGGCTGGGTGAGCAGGTCACCGAGCGGGGTGTCGGCAACGGCATGTCGCTGCTGATCTTCGCCTCGATCGCGGCCCGGATCCCGGCCGAGGGCGCCAACATCCTGAACAACCCCGAGGGCGGCCCCCTGATCTTCACGGGCGTCTGCGTCTTCGGTCTGGCGATCATCGCGAGCGTCGTGTTCGTCGAGCAGGGGCAGCGCCGCATCCCGGTGCAGTACGCCAAGCGGATGGTCGGACGCCGGATGTACGGCGGCACGTCCACCTACCTGCCTCTCAAGGTCAACCAGGCCGGCGTCATCCCGGTCATCTTCGGATCGTCGCTGCTGTACCTGCCGCAGCTGATCTCGCAGCTCGTCGGCACGGAGTCCGGTGCGGTCCAGCAGTTCGTCCAGACCTACCTGGTCGACCAGTCCAATCCGGTGCACATCCTGCTGTACGTCGCACTGATCATCTTCTTCACGTACTTCTACGTCGGCATCACGTTCAACCCCGACGAGCGGGCCGACGAGATGAAGAAGTTCGGTGGCTTCATCCCCGGCATCCGCCCGGGACGGCCCACGGCGGAGTACCTGAACTTCGTGCTCTCCCGCATTACGCTGCCGGGATCGCTCTATCTCGGCCTGATCGCGGTGCTCCCGAACTTCTTCCTCGGCATCACCGGTTCGGGCCAGAACCAGAACTTCCCGTTCGGCGGCACGGCGGTGCTGATCATGGTCGGGGTGGGTCTGGACACCGTGAAACAGATCGAGAGCCAGCTCATGCAGCGCAACTACGAGGGTTTCCTGCGCTAA
- the rplR gene encoding 50S ribosomal protein L18, with protein MAETISAAAKKRTASQVSAKRRTAVTRRHARLRKKVSGSPERPRLAVKRSSRHIVVQLIDDLAGRTLASASTMEADVRAFDGDKKARAAKVGELVAARAREAGVTAVVFDRGGFGYHGRIAALADAAREGGLEF; from the coding sequence ATGGCCGAGACGATCAGTGCGGCCGCCAAGAAGCGGACCGCCTCCCAGGTGTCGGCCAAGCGCCGCACCGCAGTCACGCGCCGGCACGCCCGGCTCCGCAAGAAGGTCAGCGGCAGCCCGGAGCGTCCGCGCCTCGCGGTCAAGCGCAGCTCGCGGCACATCGTCGTGCAGCTCATCGACGACCTCGCCGGCCGCACGCTGGCCTCGGCGTCCACGATGGAGGCCGACGTCCGCGCGTTCGACGGCGACAAGAAGGCCCGTGCGGCCAAGGTCGGCGAGCTCGTCGCCGCCCGTGCCCGCGAGGCCGGCGTCACCGCCGTCGTGTTCGACCGTGGTGGCTTCGGCTACCACGGCCGGATCGCGGCGCTGGCCGACGCCGCCCGCGAGGGTGGCCTGGAGTTCTGA
- the rpmD gene encoding 50S ribosomal protein L30: MTKLIITQRKSVIGAKANQRATMLSLGLRKIRQTVEKDDTPQIRGMVHTVRHLVTVEEVTS; encoded by the coding sequence ATGACGAAGCTGATCATCACCCAGCGCAAGAGCGTCATCGGCGCCAAGGCCAACCAGCGCGCCACGATGCTCTCGCTCGGGCTGCGCAAGATCCGCCAGACGGTGGAGAAGGACGACACCCCGCAGATCCGGGGCATGGTCCACACCGTCCGGCACCTCGTGACGGTTGAGGAGGTGACCTCGTGA
- the rpsC gene encoding 30S ribosomal protein S3, translating to MGQKINPHGFRLGITTDWKSRWYADKQYAEYVGEDVAIRKMLSKGMERAGISKVEIERTRDRVRVDIFTARPGIVIGRRGAEADRIRGNLEKLTKKQVQLNILEVKNSESDAQLVAQGVAEQLSNRVAFRRAMRKAIQSAMRSPQVKGIRVQCSGRLGGAEMSRSEFYREGRVPLHTLRADIDYGLFEARTTFGRIGVKVWIYKGDVVGGRREGAPAAAAAPGGDRGPRRERPARRRSGASGTTGSGTEAGRAAAESSAGGTATATVEAPATDAPSTGGEA from the coding sequence ATGGGTCAGAAGATCAACCCGCACGGCTTCCGCCTCGGTATCACCACCGACTGGAAGTCCCGCTGGTACGCAGACAAGCAGTACGCCGAGTACGTGGGTGAGGACGTCGCCATCCGCAAGATGCTCTCCAAGGGCATGGAGCGGGCCGGCATCTCCAAGGTCGAGATCGAGCGCACCCGGGACCGGGTCCGCGTCGACATCTTCACCGCGCGTCCCGGCATCGTCATCGGCCGCCGCGGCGCCGAGGCCGACCGCATCCGCGGCAACCTCGAGAAGCTGACCAAGAAGCAGGTCCAGCTCAACATCCTCGAGGTCAAGAACTCCGAGTCGGACGCACAGCTCGTCGCGCAGGGCGTGGCCGAGCAGCTGTCCAACCGCGTGGCGTTCCGTCGCGCGATGCGCAAGGCCATCCAGTCGGCCATGCGCTCCCCGCAGGTCAAGGGGATCCGGGTGCAGTGCTCGGGTCGACTCGGCGGCGCGGAGATGTCGCGCTCGGAGTTCTACCGCGAGGGTCGCGTCCCGCTGCACACGCTGCGCGCCGACATCGACTACGGCCTGTTCGAGGCCCGTACCACGTTCGGTCGCATCGGCGTCAAGGTGTGGATCTACAAGGGTGACGTCGTCGGTGGCCGTCGCGAGGGTGCTCCGGCTGCGGCCGCGGCTCCCGGTGGCGACCGCGGCCCGCGTCGCGAGCGTCCGGCCCGCCGTCGTTCGGGTGCCTCGGGCACCACGGGCTCCGGCACCGAGGCCGGCCGCGCCGCTGCCGAGTCGTCGGCCGGTGGCACCGCCACCGCGACCGTCGAGGCTCCGGCGACCGACGCCCCGTCGACCGGTGGGGAGGCCTGA
- the rpsS gene encoding 30S ribosomal protein S19, whose translation MPRSLKKGPFVDDHLLKKVDVLNESGKKTVIRTWSRRSTIIPDMIGHTIAVHDGRKHVPVFVSDSMVGHKLGEFAPTRTFRGHIKDDRKSRRR comes from the coding sequence ATGCCACGCAGCCTGAAGAAGGGCCCGTTCGTGGATGACCACCTGCTCAAGAAGGTGGACGTCCTCAACGAGTCGGGCAAGAAGACCGTCATCCGTACCTGGTCCCGACGGTCGACCATCATCCCCGACATGATCGGGCACACGATCGCGGTGCACGACGGCCGCAAGCATGTGCCGGTGTTCGTGTCGGACTCGATGGTCGGCCACAAGCTGGGGGAGTTCGCGCCCACGCGCACCTTCCGGGGCCACATCAAGGACGACCGCAAGTCGCGCAGGCGCTGA
- the rplO gene encoding 50S ribosomal protein L15: protein MSESTIKIHHLRPAPGAKTAKTRVGRGEGGKGGKTAGRGTKGTRARKGVPAGFEGGQMPLHMRLPKLKGFKNRFRVEFQVVNVGDLATLFPQGGTVGPDELVEIGAVRRNQPVKVLGNGDLDGVKLTVSAHAFSGSARDKIAAAGGSVTEL from the coding sequence GTGAGCGAGTCCACCATCAAGATCCACCACCTGCGCCCCGCGCCGGGTGCGAAGACCGCCAAGACCCGTGTCGGACGCGGTGAGGGCGGCAAGGGCGGCAAGACCGCCGGTCGCGGTACCAAGGGCACGCGCGCCCGTAAGGGCGTGCCCGCGGGCTTCGAGGGTGGGCAGATGCCGCTGCACATGCGGCTGCCCAAGCTGAAGGGGTTCAAGAACCGCTTCCGCGTGGAGTTCCAGGTCGTGAACGTCGGCGACCTGGCCACCCTGTTCCCGCAGGGCGGCACCGTCGGTCCCGACGAGCTCGTCGAGATCGGTGCCGTGCGCCGCAACCAGCCCGTCAAGGTGCTGGGCAACGGCGACCTGGACGGCGTGAAGCTCACCGTGAGTGCGCACGCGTTCTCCGGCAGTGCACGCGACAAGATCGCGGCCGCAGGCGGGTCCGTCACCGAGCTGTGA
- the rpsE gene encoding 30S ribosomal protein S5 — translation MPGRARRDGGGPGGSGGPNSGPGGERSNSGGGRDRRDSGGRGGAQDKTPYIERLVTINRVAKVVKGGRRFSFTALMIVGDGDGLVGVGYGKAKEVPAAIAKGVEEAKKNFFRVPRIGGTIVHRVQGEAAAGVVLLRPASPGTGVIAGGPVRAVLECAGIHDILSKSLGSDNAINVVHATIAALKMIQRPEEVAARRGLPLEDVAPAQMMRARAEAAQAARA, via the coding sequence ATGCCGGGACGTGCACGGCGCGACGGCGGAGGACCCGGTGGGTCCGGTGGGCCCAACAGCGGGCCCGGTGGCGAGCGCAGCAACTCGGGTGGTGGCCGGGACCGTCGCGACAGCGGCGGCCGGGGCGGCGCCCAGGACAAGACCCCGTACATCGAGCGGCTGGTCACGATCAACCGCGTCGCCAAGGTCGTCAAGGGCGGTCGGCGTTTCAGTTTCACCGCGCTGATGATCGTCGGTGACGGCGACGGCCTGGTGGGCGTCGGCTACGGCAAGGCCAAGGAGGTGCCCGCGGCGATCGCCAAGGGTGTGGAGGAGGCGAAGAAGAACTTCTTCCGCGTCCCCCGCATCGGCGGCACGATCGTGCACCGGGTGCAGGGCGAGGCCGCAGCCGGCGTCGTCCTCCTCCGCCCGGCCAGCCCGGGTACCGGCGTCATCGCCGGTGGTCCGGTGCGCGCCGTGCTGGAGTGCGCCGGGATCCACGACATCCTCTCCAAGAGCCTGGGCTCCGACAACGCGATCAACGTCGTGCACGCCACGATCGCCGCGTTGAAGATGATCCAGCGCCCCGAGGAGGTGGCGGCCCGCCGTGGCCTGCCGCTCGAGGACGTCGCCCCGGCCCAGATGATGCGGGCGCGTGCGGAAGCCGCGCAGGCGGCGAGGGCCTGA
- a CDS encoding type Z 30S ribosomal protein S14: protein MAKKALRIKAAAVPKFKVRGYTRCQKCGRPRAVLRKFGLCRICVREMAHAGELPGVSKSSW, encoded by the coding sequence ATGGCCAAGAAGGCGCTCCGCATCAAGGCCGCGGCCGTCCCGAAGTTCAAGGTCCGCGGTTACACCCGCTGCCAGAAGTGCGGACGGCCCCGTGCCGTGCTGCGCAAGTTCGGCCTCTGCCGGATCTGCGTCCGCGAGATGGCCCACGCCGGCGAGCTGCCGGGCGTGAGCAAGTCCTCCTGGTAG
- the rpmC gene encoding 50S ribosomal protein L29, protein MAASTTTAAELRELTDEELVLRVREAKEELFNLRFQMATGQLDNNRRLRTVRHDIARIYTIMRERELGLSAAPDENEGAA, encoded by the coding sequence ATGGCCGCGTCGACGACGACCGCAGCCGAGCTGCGTGAGCTCACCGACGAGGAGCTCGTGCTCCGCGTGCGTGAGGCCAAGGAGGAGCTGTTCAACCTCCGCTTCCAGATGGCCACCGGGCAGCTGGACAACAACCGGCGGCTGCGTACCGTCCGGCACGACATCGCGCGGATCTACACGATCATGCGCGAGCGCGAGCTGGGCCTCTCTGCCGCCCCGGACGAGAATGAGGGCGCGGCATGA
- the rplP gene encoding 50S ribosomal protein L16: protein MLIPRRVKHRKQHRPHRTGAASGGTRVTFGEYGIQALEPAYVTNRQIESARIAINRHIKRGGKVWINIFPDRPLTKKPAETRMGSGKGSPEKWVSNVKPGRVLFEMSYPNEQLAREALRRAIHKLPMKCRIVTREGGDI from the coding sequence ATGCTGATCCCCCGCAGGGTCAAGCACCGCAAGCAGCACCGCCCGCACCGCACCGGTGCGGCCTCGGGCGGCACCCGCGTCACCTTCGGTGAGTACGGCATCCAGGCTCTCGAGCCCGCCTACGTCACCAACCGGCAGATCGAGTCCGCTCGTATCGCCATCAACCGGCACATCAAGCGTGGCGGCAAGGTCTGGATCAACATCTTCCCGGACCGCCCGCTGACGAAGAAGCCGGCGGAGACCCGCATGGGTTCCGGTAAGGGCTCCCCCGAGAAGTGGGTGTCCAACGTGAAGCCGGGCCGGGTCCTGTTCGAGATGAGCTACCCCAACGAGCAGCTCGCTCGCGAGGCCCTGCGCCGAGCGATCCACAAGCTGCCCATGAAGTGCCGGATCGTGACCCGTGAGGGTGGTGACATCTGA